Proteins from one Apis cerana isolate GH-2021 linkage group LG11, AcerK_1.0, whole genome shotgun sequence genomic window:
- the LOC107996001 gene encoding cyclin-dependent kinase 11A isoform X1 — MSENRLDMDIDNQSEDGEIKKSPSKDMDDFSFSEEDGGDTADSLDIKPPQAVVRHHKSNSSRRRDKHSDRRDRREEKERKSRHHDRGEDRHRDKHRHRRHGMDILERSERSEGSKRERERLERLERMESHRDRESRHDRKERSTGDRVLEDLRERLLDKRRERREDSRDIRDYKVEARREMRLDDSRELRDSRERREMRLEDMRERRDIRTIEDIRERREIRMEEHRHIRVLEEQYSETELMERPERSEKRHKRSHKHDRLRERDREKAEREKEHREKQLREAMEIVTEEPDDMEINEIQIPPKDPKEMTEQELRKERLLEADREMARRKEVSRLELEARRMKRGEKRPLSPDNNQDPSIVELSDESPSPGHSDEVRSKSIESRHSSDGQRSIRERSSDRHSSDSSESSSDDDDESNDSNKGSNADSNDGSDYNNPSPLSVDRLAKSDHSDGESPGHVDSNSASKNAEEEEEKKEEEEPELPPYLPAIQGCRSVEEFQCLNRIEEGTYGVVYRARDKRTDEIVALKRLKMEQEKEGFPITSLREINTLLKAQHPNIVTVREIVVGSNMDKIFIVMDYVEHDLKSLMETMNQKKQVFIPGEVKCLMQQLLRAVAHLHDNWILHRDLKTSNLLLSHRGILKVGDFGLAREYGSPLRQYTPVVVTRWYRAPELLLNGKEYSTPIDMWSVGCIFAELLRMEALFPGKSEIDQLNRIFKELGTPNDRIWPGYSKLPMVQKIPFAHYPVNNLRQRFSLSLSDLGIELLNKFLTYDPQQRISAEDALKHGYFTEAPLPIDPQMFPTWPAKSELGVKTANASPKPPSGGKEYKQLRDGDDADLSNSGFHMGLTEGGRQPPVGGGFHLKF, encoded by the exons atgtCAGAAAATAGACTTGATATGGATATTGATAATCAGAGTGAAGAtggagaaataaagaaaagccCTTCGAAGGACATGGATGATTTTAG TTTTTCAGAGGAGGATGGAGGAGATACAGCAGATTCTTTAGATATAAAACCACCACAAGCTGTTGTCCGTCATCATAAATCTAATTCATCAAGAAGAAGAGACAAACACAGTGATAGAAGAGATCgtagagaagaaaaggaaagaaaatctaGGCATCATGATCGTGGAGAAGATAGACATAGAGATAAACATAGACATCGTAGACATGGCATGGATATTTTGGAAAGATCAGAACGTTCTGAGGGTTctaaacgagaaagagagagacttGAAAGATTAGAAAGAATGGAAAGTCATAGAGATAGAGAGTCTAGACatgatagaaaagaaagaagtacAGGAGATCGTGTTTTGGAAGATCTAAGAGAAag attattagaCAAAAGAAGGGAAAGACGAGAAGATTCGCGAGATATTCGGGATTACAAAGTGGAAGCACGTCGTGAGATGCGTTTGGATGATTCTCGCGAATTACGCGATTCACGTGAACGTAGAGAAATGCGTTTAGAAGATATGCGAGAACGTCGCGATATTCGTACTATTGAAGATATTAGAGAACGTCGTGAAATTCGAATGGAGGAACATAGACATATAAGAGTCTTGGAAGAACAATATTCTGAAACAGAGCTTATGGAACGGCCCGAGAGAAGTGAAAAACGTCATAAGAGATCACATAAACATGATCGTCTTCGTgaaagagacagagaaaaAGCAGAGCGTGAAAAGGAACACAGAGAAAAACAATTACGTGAAGCAATGGAAATTGTTACAGAAGAACCAGATGATatggaaattaatgaaatacaaaTACCGCCAAAAGATCCAAAAGAAATGACTGAACAGGAActtagaaaagaaagattactAGAAGCTGATAGAGAGATGGctagaagaaaagaagtttCTAGATTGGAATTGGAAGCTCGACGAATGAAAAGAGGTGAAAAACGACCTTTAAGTCCAGACAATAATCAAGATCCATCTATTGTAGAATTATCAGATGAAAGTCCAAGTCCTGGTCATTCGGATGAAGTTCGTTCTAAATCTATTGA ATCTAGACATTCATCTGATGGCCAAAGAAGTATACGTGAGAGATCTTCTGATAGACATTCTTCTGATTCATCTGAATCTAGTAGCGATGATGACGATGAATCAAATGATTCAAATAAAGGATCTAATGCTGATTCAAATGATGGTTCagattataataatccaaGTCCATTATCTGTAGATCGATTGGCTAAATCTGATCATTCTGATGGAGAATCACCTGGACATGTAGATTCAAACAGTGCATCTAAGAatgcagaagaagaagaagaaaaaaaagaagaagaggagccTGAATTACCTCCATATTTACCAGCAATTCAAG gATGTAGAAGTGTGgaagaatttcaatgtttaaatCGTATCGAAGAAGGTACATATGGTGTAGTATATAGAGCACGTGATAAGCGTACAGATGAAATCGTTGCTTTAAAACGATTGAAAATGGAGCAAGAAAAAGAAGGTTTTCCAATTACTAGTCTTagagaaataaatactttactAAAAGCTCAGCATCCAAATATTGTTACTGTTCGAGAAATTGTTGTTGGTAGTAatatggataaaatatttattgtgatGGATTATGTGGAACATGATTTGAAATCATTAATGGAAACAAtgaatcaaaagaaacaaGTTTTTATACCag gagAAGTCAAATGTCTTATGCAACAGCTATTACGAGCAGTAGCACATTTGCATGATAACTGGATTCTTCATCGAGATTTGAAAacatctaatttattattgagtCATCGAGGTATTTTAAAGGTTGGTGACTTTGGTTTAGCACGAGAATACGGTTCTCCTTTGAGACAATATACTCCAGTTGTTGTAACGCGTTGGTATAGAGCTCctgaattgttattaaatggaaaagaatataGTACTCCCATTGATATGTGGTCAGTagg atgcaTTTTCGcagaattattaagaatggAAGCATTGTTTCCGGGTAAATCtgaaattgatcaattaaacaggatatttaaagaattaggTACACCAAATGATCGGATATGGCCAGGATATAGTAAACTGCCGATGGTGCAAAAAATTCCTTTCGCTCATTATCCCGTAAACAATTTAAGACAACGTTTCAGCTTATCGTTATCAGATTTAGGCATTGAACTATTAAATAA GTTTCTTACATATGATCCTCAACAACGAATTTCAGCTGAAGATGCTTTAAAACATGGATATTTTACAGAAGCACCATTACCAATAGATCCGCAAATGTTCCCTACATGGCCTGCTAAATCGGAACTTGGTGTAAAAACAGCAAATGCTTCACCAAAACCACCAAGTGgtggaaaagaatataaacaattaagagATGGAGATGATGCTGATTTAAGTAACTCTGGTTTTCACATGGGTCTCACGGAAGGCGGTAGACAACCACCTGTCGGTGGtggttttcatttaaaattttaa
- the LOC107996001 gene encoding cyclin-dependent kinase 11B isoform X2, with product MDILERSERSEGSKRERERLERLERMESHRDRESRHDRKERSTGDRVLEDLRERLLDKRRERREDSRDIRDYKVEARREMRLDDSRELRDSRERREMRLEDMRERRDIRTIEDIRERREIRMEEHRHIRVLEEQYSETELMERPERSEKRHKRSHKHDRLRERDREKAEREKEHREKQLREAMEIVTEEPDDMEINEIQIPPKDPKEMTEQELRKERLLEADREMARRKEVSRLELEARRMKRGEKRPLSPDNNQDPSIVELSDESPSPGHSDEVRSKSIESRHSSDGQRSIRERSSDRHSSDSSESSSDDDDESNDSNKGSNADSNDGSDYNNPSPLSVDRLAKSDHSDGESPGHVDSNSASKNAEEEEEKKEEEEPELPPYLPAIQGCRSVEEFQCLNRIEEGTYGVVYRARDKRTDEIVALKRLKMEQEKEGFPITSLREINTLLKAQHPNIVTVREIVVGSNMDKIFIVMDYVEHDLKSLMETMNQKKQVFIPGEVKCLMQQLLRAVAHLHDNWILHRDLKTSNLLLSHRGILKVGDFGLAREYGSPLRQYTPVVVTRWYRAPELLLNGKEYSTPIDMWSVGCIFAELLRMEALFPGKSEIDQLNRIFKELGTPNDRIWPGYSKLPMVQKIPFAHYPVNNLRQRFSLSLSDLGIELLNKFLTYDPQQRISAEDALKHGYFTEAPLPIDPQMFPTWPAKSELGVKTANASPKPPSGGKEYKQLRDGDDADLSNSGFHMGLTEGGRQPPVGGGFHLKF from the exons ATGGATATTTTGGAAAGATCAGAACGTTCTGAGGGTTctaaacgagaaagagagagacttGAAAGATTAGAAAGAATGGAAAGTCATAGAGATAGAGAGTCTAGACatgatagaaaagaaagaagtacAGGAGATCGTGTTTTGGAAGATCTAAGAGAAag attattagaCAAAAGAAGGGAAAGACGAGAAGATTCGCGAGATATTCGGGATTACAAAGTGGAAGCACGTCGTGAGATGCGTTTGGATGATTCTCGCGAATTACGCGATTCACGTGAACGTAGAGAAATGCGTTTAGAAGATATGCGAGAACGTCGCGATATTCGTACTATTGAAGATATTAGAGAACGTCGTGAAATTCGAATGGAGGAACATAGACATATAAGAGTCTTGGAAGAACAATATTCTGAAACAGAGCTTATGGAACGGCCCGAGAGAAGTGAAAAACGTCATAAGAGATCACATAAACATGATCGTCTTCGTgaaagagacagagaaaaAGCAGAGCGTGAAAAGGAACACAGAGAAAAACAATTACGTGAAGCAATGGAAATTGTTACAGAAGAACCAGATGATatggaaattaatgaaatacaaaTACCGCCAAAAGATCCAAAAGAAATGACTGAACAGGAActtagaaaagaaagattactAGAAGCTGATAGAGAGATGGctagaagaaaagaagtttCTAGATTGGAATTGGAAGCTCGACGAATGAAAAGAGGTGAAAAACGACCTTTAAGTCCAGACAATAATCAAGATCCATCTATTGTAGAATTATCAGATGAAAGTCCAAGTCCTGGTCATTCGGATGAAGTTCGTTCTAAATCTATTGA ATCTAGACATTCATCTGATGGCCAAAGAAGTATACGTGAGAGATCTTCTGATAGACATTCTTCTGATTCATCTGAATCTAGTAGCGATGATGACGATGAATCAAATGATTCAAATAAAGGATCTAATGCTGATTCAAATGATGGTTCagattataataatccaaGTCCATTATCTGTAGATCGATTGGCTAAATCTGATCATTCTGATGGAGAATCACCTGGACATGTAGATTCAAACAGTGCATCTAAGAatgcagaagaagaagaagaaaaaaaagaagaagaggagccTGAATTACCTCCATATTTACCAGCAATTCAAG gATGTAGAAGTGTGgaagaatttcaatgtttaaatCGTATCGAAGAAGGTACATATGGTGTAGTATATAGAGCACGTGATAAGCGTACAGATGAAATCGTTGCTTTAAAACGATTGAAAATGGAGCAAGAAAAAGAAGGTTTTCCAATTACTAGTCTTagagaaataaatactttactAAAAGCTCAGCATCCAAATATTGTTACTGTTCGAGAAATTGTTGTTGGTAGTAatatggataaaatatttattgtgatGGATTATGTGGAACATGATTTGAAATCATTAATGGAAACAAtgaatcaaaagaaacaaGTTTTTATACCag gagAAGTCAAATGTCTTATGCAACAGCTATTACGAGCAGTAGCACATTTGCATGATAACTGGATTCTTCATCGAGATTTGAAAacatctaatttattattgagtCATCGAGGTATTTTAAAGGTTGGTGACTTTGGTTTAGCACGAGAATACGGTTCTCCTTTGAGACAATATACTCCAGTTGTTGTAACGCGTTGGTATAGAGCTCctgaattgttattaaatggaaaagaatataGTACTCCCATTGATATGTGGTCAGTagg atgcaTTTTCGcagaattattaagaatggAAGCATTGTTTCCGGGTAAATCtgaaattgatcaattaaacaggatatttaaagaattaggTACACCAAATGATCGGATATGGCCAGGATATAGTAAACTGCCGATGGTGCAAAAAATTCCTTTCGCTCATTATCCCGTAAACAATTTAAGACAACGTTTCAGCTTATCGTTATCAGATTTAGGCATTGAACTATTAAATAA GTTTCTTACATATGATCCTCAACAACGAATTTCAGCTGAAGATGCTTTAAAACATGGATATTTTACAGAAGCACCATTACCAATAGATCCGCAAATGTTCCCTACATGGCCTGCTAAATCGGAACTTGGTGTAAAAACAGCAAATGCTTCACCAAAACCACCAAGTGgtggaaaagaatataaacaattaagagATGGAGATGATGCTGATTTAAGTAACTCTGGTTTTCACATGGGTCTCACGGAAGGCGGTAGACAACCACCTGTCGGTGGtggttttcatttaaaattttaa